A genomic segment from Methanobacterium bryantii encodes:
- a CDS encoding transposase → MLTIVQRTTGKTIFSVEKNLSKQLIYSKIKKHCLKPVKIFTDDYKIYTKLKRHKLVKKHNIINHSQRKYADEENHVNNAENRHSLLRPFLNIFRGVSKKNLNIYVKFFQFTFNNGINWLEKALKIILNSCTPKRR, encoded by the coding sequence ATACTCACTATAGTCCAAAGAACAACAGGAAAAACTATCTTTTCAGTAGAAAAAAATCTTTCCAAACAGTTAATATATTCTAAAATCAAAAAACATTGCCTAAAACCAGTAAAAATATTCACAGATGATTATAAGATCTACACAAAACTTAAAAGGCATAAACTAGTTAAAAAACACAATATAATCAACCATTCTCAACGTAAATACGCTGATGAGGAAAATCATGTTAATAATGCCGAAAACAGACACTCCTTACTAAGACCATTTTTAAACATTTTCCGCGGAGTTTCAAAGAAAAACCTCAACATTTACGTGAAATTTTTCCAATTCACATTCAATAATGGAATTAACTGGTTAGAAAAAGCCTTAAAAATAATATTGAATTCTTGTACACCAAAAAGGAGATGA